The Crocinitomicaceae bacterium genomic interval TCATCTAAAAATTCACCCGACCCCAAACATAAGAGTCACCACCAATTGCCCAAAGTTGTACTGATTCACCCGACAAATAGTATCAGCAAGTGTTCCTGCTCCAGCTTGTACATTGAATTTCTACATCAACATAAGCAGTATCCGGTAAAAAACAACCCATGGAATCAGACACAATAAGCATTGCGGTGTAGTTACCCGGTGTGGTGTAAAAGTGAGTTGGTTCGTAGTCAGTTGAAGTTGATCCATCACCAAAATCCCAGAAGTAAGAATTCCCGTTCTGGCTGTTGTTGTCAAATATAACAGGGTCAGGAATGCATATCACGGGAGTTCCAAGACCAAGTGCGGCTTCAATTTGATTTAACTCAAAAAGAAATGCGGCAAGATTACAATTGTTGCTGTTATTAGTTGGAGAAAACACAGTGAAGTTGGAAAACCATTTGGATTACCACTGCACGCCGCGCATACTGCGTGATAAATTCGCCTCCTTTGTCAAAACGAGAGTTCCTCCATCCTTCAGAGATCATTGGCACCCCGTTGTACTTCCCATAGCGTTGCATATTTCAACGTAAGTTATCT includes:
- a CDS encoding PKD domain-containing protein — its product is MFSPTNNSNNCNLAAFLFELNQIEAALGLGTPVICIPDPVIFDNNSQNGNSYFWDFGDGSTSTDYEPTHFYTTPGNYTAMLIVSDSMGCFLPDTAYVDVEIQCTSWSRNTC